The genomic window CACCTTTTGCATCTATTCTTTTAACATCATTTTTAACACTAATTTTTTCACCTACATCTATAATCTTTCCTTCATGTATAAGAACACTGCCATTAATATAATTTTTACCTGTCATTGTATATATCTTCCCATTTTCGATTAAAATCAATTTACATACACCCCCACAAAAATTATTTTATTACAATACATTGTTATTTTACCACATTTAATTCAAATTTTATTTGATAAGTATTTACACTTCTTCAAATATAGTGTACATTCATAATATGGTATAGTATGTAAATTTTAGTTAATTGGAGGTGATGTTATGAATTTTGATTCCTTTGACTCAAGAAAATCAAATTTAGCTGTAACTGTTATAGAATGCTTAACTACTATTAAGACAAAAGGGTTTTTAGCTTTAAAAGACATGCTTTTTTCTCAATATGATGAAACTTTAGTTGAAATAAGTTTTCTAAAAAAAGGTATAGACCTAATAATTGAAGGTTATTCTCCTGAACATATTAAATTTGTTATGGACCTTGAAAAAATTCAATACATAAAAGATTCCCACATAGATATAAATGATTTTAAATTGATAACCATTTGTGAAAAACTTATACCCTATATACAAAATATGAATTTATTAGCTATAGATAATATATTTAGTTATATTTTCTCTCAAGAAGAACATTTTCAAATTCAAAGATATATAAAAAAAATCGACATAAAATATAATTTAACCAAAAAAGATATTTTATGTAACATATATTTTCTTCTAAATTCAAAATATTTATTCCCTGAAGTCACCAAAGAACAAGTAGATAATCTAAAACTACTCTATGGAATTAATGAATATGATTTTATAAATAATTATGAATTTGATGGATACATATTTGATTATGCAGCAAGAACAAATAATGAAAAAATTTTAATAGATATAATTAATCCAGGTCACACTAATGATATAGATAAATTAAGAAATAAAATAAATTATATAAAAGAAGAAATATTTATTAATGATGATAATATATCTCTCATAGTAGGTATAACTTATAAACCAAACAATAAGTTTAAAAATTTTTTCTCAAATCTTAATCACATCCCCTCATCTTTAGTCAATGATGGAATTTTATCAAAAACAGTTAGCAATATAGAAAAGTTTCTTTCAATTTCAGAATACTGTAGAACCTCACAAAAAGAAGAAGTAACGTCTCAGTTAATTATGATAATAAATAACGAAGGCATATCTTTTATAGAAAAAGAGATATCCCTTATAGATATCTAATAATCAAAACTGCATTTTTCGACATACGACAATATATAAGATTACTTTTTTAGTTTTTTCTTAATTTTTTCGGTTTTTTTATTGAAATTTGTATTTATATGTTATATAATAAAGGAAACAAAAGATAAATTATAAAATTACTAGAGAAAAATCTAAATAATGTAAATAACATACTGAAAATAATTAATAAACACAAGAATATAACTAGTACATTTAGTAGCAAAAGATAAAAAACAAAAGACAAACAGGGTTAGAATTTTTATAGTTCTAACCCTGTTATTTTATATATAATTTTAAAAATGAATGTAAAAAAATACATTCATCTTTAAAAGCTATATGGATAATCTAAAAATTACTTTTTATGCCCTGTTCTTTTCTGATTTATATACCATAAATAATATAATCATGACTATTAGCATAGGCAAAGAAAAAACTAATTTTATTAATCCACACAATAATGATATAATTGTAATTATAAACCCTATCCCAATAGCCACACCAGCTATCGGTAACATTATAACCCCTAAAACAGCAAATAAAGCTACTAAAAATATTACAATGAAAGTAATTCCAAATAATATAAGCAAATCTTATCTCCCCTTTTTGATTTTGTGCTAATACTATTATATTTATAAAACATTAGTTTTTGCAACTTATTTTTCTACAATATTTTTAGGATCTTAATTATTATTATAAAAAATATTCTTGTCTCAAAAAGTAATAATCTTATTTATATATAATCTATTAATTTTCCTAACCTTATATCTTTCAATTTCATCTCAGGTTTTCCCATATTTCTCTCTTCAATAAAACCCCCGTGAAAATCTGAACCAGATGTTACTATAAGTCTATTTTTTACACACCATTTATAACACATTTCTGATTTCTCTATATTATGATTAGGGTGAAAACATTCTACACCTTCTATCCCTAATCTTAAAAATTTATCTAATTTCTCTTTTACAGGAGTATCATCTTTTCCATAATAAGGATGAGCTAAAACTGGTACCCCTTCTGATTTTTTTATTATCTTTATGACCTCTGAGGTATGAGGAAACTCTGGAAATTCAAATCCACCTTTTTCATTGAAAAGTCTAGTAAAATAATCTTTTACATCTTTACATAAATTCTCGTCAATGAGAAAATTCAACGCCTTCCATCCACCTCTTGAATTATCATATTTGTATTTTTTATATTTAAAATAATCTATCTCATATCCCTTATCTATTAAATACCTTATAGAATCATCATCCTTTTTTTCAAGTATATATCTATTGTGCTCTAGCAGGTCTAATAGTTGCTTATTAAAATTATCTGTTCCATAAGCTAACACATGAAAAAGTTCTCCTTTTAAAGTACTTGAAACCTCAATCCCAGGCAAAAACTTAATACCATTTTCCTTTGCTATTTTTTTAGTAATCTCTATATTTTTAACTTCATCATGATCAGTTAATGAGATTAACCCTAGTTGCTTTTTCATAGATTCATAAACTATATCATTAGGACTATAGGTACCATCTGATG from Clostridium sp. MB40-C1 includes these protein-coding regions:
- a CDS encoding PHP domain-containing protein codes for the protein MTLDENIKVDLHIHSNASDGTYSPNDIVYESMKKQLGLISLTDHDEVKNIEITKKIAKENGIKFLPGIEVSSTLKGELFHVLAYGTDNFNKQLLDLLEHNRYILEKKDDDSIRYLIDKGYEIDYFKYKKYKYDNSRGGWKALNFLIDENLCKDVKDYFTRLFNEKGGFEFPEFPHTSEVIKIIKKSEGVPVLAHPYYGKDDTPVKEKLDKFLRLGIEGVECFHPNHNIEKSEMCYKWCVKNRLIVTSGSDFHGGFIEERNMGKPEMKLKDIRLGKLIDYI